TTTCAACCTAAAAATGTCGCTTTGATAAAAAGAAATTTCAGTTTATCATTGACTAAAACTTCTTAAAAGTATATGCTAATTTCTGGTCATTTTTAATCAAATACATCGTATCACTGTAAGGTTTTTTGATAACCCTATTTTTCTTTTCGGCTGTGTAATTGAAAATCGAACCATCATTTAAAACCTGATCTGTAATTGGATAAAACACAAATTCTCGCCCATCACTCAATTTCATTCCTGTTCCTTTGAAAGCAATTCTTATAGATTCAATCCGTGAATCTATTTCTGCTGAATAGAAAGTTTCAAAATGTCTTAGCCCTCTATCTTTCGCCTTTATTTGCATCCAAATTCCGATTGGTAAAAGAATGATGATGATAAATATGCCAACTATCAATAATGTTTTCATCCCAAACAAATTACAAATTTAAGTAAAAATGAAGTTGTAGGTTCAATCCAAAAAGTTTTGCCTCAATTAATTGTAGTATTGTTGCTTCTACATTTAATACAGATTGACAGAGACGCTTTACCGAACTATTAAAATGAAATCTCTTCCGCCAAAGGAACCGAAGTCTCCCCAGCAGCCATCGCCTCATAGTTGAACTCTTTAAAAACAGAACCATTTGCCAATACTCTCACTTCTGCCGACAGTGGCTGAAATGAATCATTTGTATCGCCTCCCAAATGGACAGCATTGAAAACCAAGCCTAGGCTATGGATAGGAGCTGAAGAGATTGCTGAAAGTGAAGGTGATTCTGGTTCAAAGGTCAAGGTGTAAGTATTTCCCTGCTCCACCACCTGAGTCCAGTCCAAATCATTTGGCTCTCCTAATACCGGAGCGACAAAAGTGGAAGTTCCGGAAAGCATACTATGAACTGTAAAAGTCACCAGGTAATCGGAATAGTCTCCATCTAATTCTACTTCGATGGTGACGTTTTTTTCCATCAATTTGGGATCTTCATCTCCAGAGGAGCAGGCGAAAGCTAGACAGGCAAACACAAAAAGTAATAGATAATTCAGTTTTTTCATTGCTTAGTTTTTATTGAATTCGTATTTAAATACCTCTTTAGAAAAAATGATTCCATTCCTAACAGTAGTTTCTGATTGAATTAGTCCACTCGAAAAATCCTTTGTAGTTGTACTGTAAACCTCTCCTTTTTGATTTAAAAATTCAGATCTAACAATATTTTCACCTTCATAAGAATATCTCGTAAACGACTTTATGTTTTCAGCGGAAATTGACTCTTTTGAAATAATTCTGCCTTGGCTATCATACTTTTTAATTTCTTTTACTATGTCATAGTTGTCAAAGGGAGTTCCCTTAAATTCATATTTTATAAGATTTCCACTATCATCATAGTCATAGATATTTCTATTTCTTAATTCTTCTACATCCCCCCAAATCTTTTCTATTAAATTCCCTTTCGAATCATATCGGTATTCTGTAAGAAAACCATAATCAGTTTTCTCAGAAATTATTCTGTTTTGGGCGTCATAAAGTTTCTCAATAATATTGGAATTACGAGGGTGAGTTCTGTCTTTAACAATTATTTTGGCAACATTCTTATTCTTGTCCAGCACATAGCTAAATTCCCTAACCCATTCTGCAGAATCTCTATTGTCGTGGTACCGTAAGTGTCGAGACTGTAATCCATTTGCATATTCAAAACAGTCAATAGTCTGTTGAGTAACTATTTTAGGATCATTTTCAGAAAAATAATAAGATTCAGAACATTGCAGTTCGCCTAATACATTGAAAGAATAAATGCTTTTTTGATCCTGATAAATTTCTCCCTCAGGCCTTGTCCAATAACTTGTTACTGAAATTTTTTTAATTCTTTTCTCCTTGATTATACCATCTTCAAAATACCCAGAATGGTCGAAATATAGATATACAGATGATTGTCCAAATGACGGGTTCCAGCCAAACAGAGTCAACACGAATATTAAAGATGCTATTTTCTTCATCATAAATTAATGCCTACTGCTAAATAATAATTTAGGCAATTTGAATTCACTTTTCCATTTCATTTTCTGGAGTTTAAGATTATTTAATCTTTATATTTTGAACGAAAAGGGCTCAAATATAGCAAAACCATATTATTTAAGACCGTCCCATGCCTGATTATTGAGTTGATAAAATGACTCCACTCCCTTCTTTCTGGGCTTAAATGTCCTTACTGTTTGCAAAACCCCTTGGGATATGCAGTAGGTCCGAAGGGAAAAAGAGCTTATTGGCTCTATTGTAACTTTTCCTGTTTTTAGGTTCTTCAAATGGACTGATCCGTTTGACAGCCTGTAGGAACAATTTCTTTCATGGATCAAATCCTGAACTCTGCAATCCATCACTCGTCCCAGGATAGAGGAACTGAAAACCGAATTTACCTTATTTTTTGCAGGGATTTCCTCTAAAGATTTTTTAATTAGACCCTCATCAAATGCTGCACCCACAATCATAAAACCCGCCTCCTCAAATGAAATTCTAGCCCTAAACTGGTTGGCAAAAAAGATCAAGGAGGCATAGGAGTCCGAGATAAAAACCGAGCGTGTGGTCTCGGAAAAATTTAGACTTGAAATCCCATAAGGAGCTCGTTTATTATGATAAAGACTGAGAACCTCTTGATTGACAAGCTTACCGTTTTGATCAAAAAAATCAAAAATGATATGCCCATTCTCATCTTGAAAAGCATGCTTGGAAAAAAGGCGCTGAATATCCTTTTCAATGCCCTTGTAAGTTAAAATATCAAATGTCTCTTTCCTGGTCATTCGCTTGCTCACCATTTCTCCCTCTTGGATTCCTTCCTTCTTCTGTATCGAAACTGTTCAGCCGCTTGATTTTATTGATATCAAAATCATCCCTGACTTCCTTAGATAGATTCGTGTCTGCAGAAATTTTGGAATACTCCTCCTTGATATTGTTTAAATCCCGGACTGCATCCTTGTCTTTCGGATTTCTGGAAATCCTTCGCTCTACTTGTTTTTGGACCGCTTTAACAGCTTGCAAATACCCTTCGGTATAAGCTTTTTCCTCCCGGCTTTTCTTACCCAACATCTTCTCAACTCCGGTAATCAACAGGTAAGAAAGTCCTCCGTCTAGCATCACCGAAAGAACCAATCCTTTGTTATTAGATCGTATCCCTTTGGGAGAGGATGGGGATAGTTGAAATTCCGTTCCATCTTCCAAAGTCACAGTATCACCCTCCTTGTATTTTTTCTTTTGCTGTGGGGAAAGCTCTTCACCGTTTACCTGATGAGGAGCCTTGATGTCTCTGGGATTATAGGATAGAAATTGCTTGGTTCGGTGGTCATATTCAACTACCTGGGATTGGACATTACCATCCTTGTCCACGTAGCTTTTCTTCAAGTTTGCCAATTCCTTTTTGACCAATTGATTTTGTTCTGATTCGCTCAAATCTGGATGAGGGTTCGCTTCTGTATAGACAGGGTCAATTCGTAAAGATGGATTTCCATCTTCTCCTCGAACTATGGAAAGTCTTGCCGGCAGTTTATCTATTTGGATCTCTTTCCCCTTCAAATCTTTCAATTCGACGATATCAGTCATTTTTCCATTTTTCAAGGCATGGACTTCTTTTTCCGGAATGGTAAAATTTCCGTCTTTGACGATGCCGAAAATCTCCAAATCCCTCATTGGTAATGCACTTAGACTTTTCATATTGTTATTGATTTGTTATATGGTTTAATAGCTCTTCTTTACTCGAAATCTTGGAAATCATCTGAATGAAAAGTGTAGGACTGATGTACTTCTTCCCCTTTTTGATGGTCAAATGAAGATGATCCCCGGTTGACTTTCCTGTACTACCAGAAATTCCGAGCACAGAACCTGGTAAAACACTTTCGTCCTCCAATACAGACACGTAGGAAAGATGGCCGTAAACTGCCTCGTACTTTCCGTGCTGTACTTTGACAAAGTTTCCCAATAGCGGGTCTGTTCCTACCGATTCAACTCTACCGTGCAGCATAGAATAGACTTTGGATCTATTGGTTTTAAGATCTATTCCCCGGTGAAAGGAGCGATCCTTAGTAATCGGGTCAATTCGATGTCCATACCTTGATGTCACGGAAAAGCTATCTAATGGAAGGGAGGCAAGTAAAACCTTATTCACATTTTCAATCGGTTGAATCAGTTCAGAATAATTGCCCAAATCTTTGGAGACTATTTCTAAAGGAACTGCTTGTTGGATCACTTTTACTTTAGGAACTCCTTTGTGGAATTGATGGGGGTTGAATTGAGCAAATCCATCCTGTGCAACAAAAAGAAAAAGAGCCATAACTAGAGTCCAATTCATTGAAATTTTGATTTAGTTAACCGTCGCCATTTCCCGATGTCTTTCAATAATTTCAGTTACCTGACGATGGATTTTCTCAAAGTTCTTTTCTAATATCTCCTCCTTTTTACCTTTAAAATCATAGTACTTTGGAGTAGTTCGGTAGGAGTTTTCTTCCTTTCGGATCTCCTTCATATCGAGATTTACGCGGCAATGAATATTGGACGTTTTATACTTCCCATCGAATTCAGTCCCTTCTGTAGCAATAATCCCGGCCACTTCCCCTGTATGCATGGAGGCAATTTTTCCGGCAGGAATAAGAGGCTCGTATTTTTCGCTGTATGACACCGATGTTTTTTCTCGATCAATGGAAACACTCTGGCCTAATTGCTTTCGCTTGCCAAACATCATTTCCAACCAGGACAAAGTGTCCTTATGCCGAACTGAGCCACAAAGGACATTTCCGATCACCGAAGTCATGGTTGAAGCGGTATCCTTTCCCTGCAACTGGTTTAGCTGTGGAAGTTCCTGGAGTCCAAGCAATACAGCTACTTTATTGCTTCTAGCGGTGGAGATCAGATTTTCGATCTTGTGGATGTAGAAAGTCGGGGCCTCATCCGCAATCAGGGCAGTAGGTAGATTTCCTTTGGTGTTAATCAAACGAGTGAGCCTATTGATCACAACAGAATAGCATGTCCCGGTAATGCTTTGAGTCTCTGTGCTGTTGGCAAGGACCAATACAGATGGAGAGTTGGGATCTGAGATTTTAAGGTCAAAATCATCCCCACTGAATACCCAGGCTGTTTCCTTGGTGTTGAGTCTGGAAAGGAAAATTTTCAGTGTTCCGACCTGACCTTCCAGTTGTTTGAACACCTTCTTTTCGTAGGCACTTCGAAAAGGAGAAATCATTGACCTGAGCTCTGGATACTTGGTCAGGCAGTCGAAAATATCCTCATAGTCCCTGTTCAGAAAATCCAGCACATGGGCAAATGTCGAGTACTTTCCTTCCTCATACCTAGACACAAAGAAGATACATGCTGAGAGAAAATTGATCGCCGATTGTTCAAAGAATTTATCAGCTCCTCCCGAGGAATCGGATTTTTGAAGAGACTGGAAAATTGCCTCTGCAGTTTCGGATGCATTGGCTACTGTTTTCAGATACCGTCTATTGATCGGATTGATCCGTCTGGAGTATTCAACCTCATCCAGATTGATCACATGGAATTTGAAATTTGGATTTTTCTTTTTGTCTTGTGCTTTCAGATAATGGAAATAAGCGATCTGTGCCAAATCCGGAAATTTGAAATCATAGAGGCACATGGTAAATCCTTTTCCGATCATCTGTCGGATAAAGGGATTGATTACTCCAAAAGACTTTCCGGAGCCTGGTGTTCCTATCACAAAGGTTCCACGGAATGGATTGACCAAATTGATCCATCCGTTTCGGACTTTTCCCTTGTAATAGAATTTCATGGGAATATTGACTGAATAGGGATTTTCGACCTTTTTTTTATCCTGCATGAAGGATTCTCCCTCGATATTCCATTCATCCTTGCCCAGTCCTGATTTGATCATTTTGGACACATTGTCCAAGGAGGTATGAATTAGTACAGCCCCAATGAATGTACTCAAGATGTAACCGACATTTTCAATGGAGGTATAATCGATTACCAAAAAAGAGTTTTCCAAAGTGAAGATATAGACCGATCCAAAAAACAGGATTAGTCCCATTGCCAAGGGAAAAACGATTTGTCCTTTTGGATTTAGATCAAGGTTCTTTTTGGATTTTGTACCGATGGCAGCAAGGCAAATCGCAAGTAAGATGGCGATTTTCCCAATCAAGACATTTTGATAGATTTTCAGGTTAAGGAGTTTGTCAAAAAGTGGGAAAAGAAATCTCCCAACCTCTTCCATTTCCATCAGCTTCGGAGCATAGACAAACATTAGGATGTCCATGAATACCATCAGATAAACGATGAATTGGAATGTACTATGAAGGCTTTTTAACTCTCTTTTCTCATTCATTCCGCTCCTCTTTTAAAGTGTATCTGCATTCAGAAGATCAGAGTATTTGACCTGCATCTTGAGTGCCCTTCCGCTGATTTGGGATTCCGTCAATTCGATGGTAAACACCTTGGAATTGGGAAAAGTCACCTTTTTGAAGACATAGATATTTCGATATTTCCTTTCAAAGCTCTCTGTTGAAAACAACTGGTATTCTGGTTCAATCTCTATGGACTGGACATTGGTTGCCTTGAGGATTCGCTTATCCTCGATCTTAAACCTGAGCTGGTCCAGGTCAAACTTTAGGTTTGTTTTGTTTTTGAAGGAGATGTCCAAAAAGATATAATCATCCACCGTGTAGATGTTGTTGACTTGTCCAGTCACTCCATATTCTGTGTTTTGAGTGATTTTATTCTTCTTTTTATCCTTGAATGCTTCCGTCGCAAAAAATCGAAGCTCCTGGTCGCTCATGGGGATCTCACCTACTTCCAATGGAGTCGTATTGATGGGCAGGATTTCAATCTGAGTTTTCAGCTGGCGTTCGTCATGCGCATACCAAAGATCATATTGGGCAATAAATTTCTGGCCGATGATGGTCACCACTCCCAGGGATTTATTATATCCGTTCAAATCAGAAACACTGTCCCGGACTGCCTTCACTCGAAACACATTTTCCAAGGGAATATCTCCGATCATAACATTGGTGGAAATATCTACATACTGGATCGGCTCCGGTGAAAGGAAATGGAGCGATATTTCCTCGTCAATGTAAACTCTGGGAAGCTGCGTTTTCAACAAGGCTCCATTTTGCTGAGCATTAGCCGAAATTGAGACAGCCCAAAGGAAGAAAATTATAAGTTTCAGTTTCATAGTGGATCAGTTTTGGTTTTGGATCATTTTTTCATTTGCCTGCAACTCACTAGGATCGATCAAGAAAACAGAGGTTCCATACTTGATATTGGCTTTGTTCTTTTTGATAGTTTTAGAAACAGCCTGGGAAGTCGAGGTAAACATTCTTTGGAGCGCAGACATATATAGCTGGCTCAAATCATCTGAGTTTTGCTGCATCGAAATATTCATCCCTCCTGTAGTATTGCTACTGAGTTCCTTGGAAAATTCCCTAAAAGCACTGGCTGGAACATACAGTCCTTCCATTCCGTCCACATCATAAATGGAAAGATTAATAGGGCAGATTTGATCTCCCAACATTACGGAGGTAATGTTCAGCTTTACCCGCTGAGCATCATAGCCAGAAATCAAAGCATAGAGGTAAGTCCCTTTTCTGACGATGGCATTCCCAATTAGAACATCATCCAAAAGTCGGATTCTTAGCCTGGCTCCAAGCGTCCCGTTTTTGATATCCTGATCTATAATCGCCTCAATAAAATCCCTCTTCTTTTCTTTGGTGACAGTATTGAACAGGGTGGCCGCAGCATCAGATTTTTGGACTTTGTAAACCTCCCTTTCAATATTTTCTTTTGGAGCGTCCTTTTCCTTTTGCTGCTGCTCTTGATAGACAGGATCATTCGCTTTGGAAATGGAATCTATGACTGCCATTTGTGCTTTGAAGAGATCCATTGGGTCTTCATATTTATTAGCTGGGCTAGTCGTTTTTGCTCCCTCCAATTGATTAATAGCCTGCAACAGTTCTTCATCCTCTTTCGAAAAGGTTTGTTGTCTGGAAATTCCTTGGGTAACTGATGGAACCGGGTTACTGGATTTTGATGGGGCAGAATAAAAGCTTGAGTTTTTTAAAGCATTGTCGATGGAATCCAAAAGTCTCTTTTCCTTTTCGTTATAAAGGCTCTTGATCTGACTGGACTCCTCGACATCCAGTTCCAATCCTTTGATTGCAGTGTAGCCGTCATTCGCCCTTTTGTAGGTCTCTCGCGATGCATCCAGCTTTGTATCGATTGGTTTATTCTGAATCTTCTCTGAAACTTTCCCTATCTGAGCCTGGATACCACTTGTTCCTTGAACGGGTTGGTTTAGGCTGTCCTTGCTGAATGATTTATACCCGTAAAACAGCAAACACAAAAAGGGAAGCATGATAATGGGCAAAATGTATTTCGGCTGTTTAAAGTCAATTTTCATCTTCTTTCGGTTGATTGTTGAAGTATTGCAATTGTTCAATCGCTTTTTCTAGGTAAATGGAATCTTCCTTAGAAATAGATTCTTGGGATATGATCCGTTCAATCTGAGCCTTCAATTCGTTCATCTGCATCGCCCGATAAGAGAGATCTTGCAAGGCAGAAAGTTCACCTCCCAAGTCACCGGGAATGGCATTCAGTTCTTTTTTTATACCATGGGATTGATCCCCCGATTCGGGTTTGAGGACAAAAAAGGTCAGAATGAAAGAAGCCACAATCAGAAGGATCATTGCGCTAAAAATCACTTTCGCATGCCGATCTAGAAAGGTCTTGGCCAGCCCCTCGTATGCTTTTACCTGTGGCGAGAATTCATTTTTGAATTCCTGGAATACAGTCGTATCTCTTACTTTAGAAGGTATTTTTCGAAACATTTGAGAGGTCTTTATTTTCTATGGTTTTCCAATTCGTGATCAATACCCCGTGACTGTTGTTTTCACTTCTGGGGATATCGATCAATTCACCTTCGGTAACTATAGATCTGGTGATCGTTGCGCTTCTTCGGTCGATCTTCTGCTTGCCGTAATAGTGAAACCTGTTTTGGTCAATGACAATCGAATCTGTCTGAATAGATAAAACTGAACTTGATGAAAGGATGGAATTGAAATAGCCTTTCTCTTTCAGGTTGTTGTACTGGCCCACTCCCGTTTCATCCACAAAGTACATGGCCTTTTCCATCTGATATTCGATGTGTTTATCATCGGGAGTCAGGTTAAAAAAGAGGCTGTGAAACAAGTCCACCGCTGCTTTATACTCAGCTGGCCTGTTCATTTGCATATTGGTCTGCTTCGCCAAAATGGGAATGTCTTTGTCCAGGATATAAATGGACTGTCTCGCGTTTGCTACCTGTTGATAGGCATATACTGACACAAACCCACAAATGACAATGGAGGTCAAAAAACTTCCGATAGAAAGTAGGGTTGCCAACCTGATTTTCGATTCTATGTTTTTGATGATCATGCTTAGATTACTTTAGCTCTGGAAATGGTTTTGGTAGCGGATGATCCCATTCTTCCTGCAGTAGTTGCAGCTGATGAAATACCTGAAGTAGATATGATCCAAGTGGATATGGAGGGAACTGTCAGTATAGCGATGGCACTGACGAAAAAAGCGACGATGACAAGCCCGAAGCTCAACAAGCCATTCCCTGCAAACCAAGCCATCTT
This genomic window from Algoriphagus sp. TR-M9 contains:
- a CDS encoding RHS repeat domain-containing protein; the encoded protein is MMKKIASLIFVLTLFGWNPSFGQSSVYLYFDHSGYFEDGIIKEKRIKKISVTSYWTRPEGEIYQDQKSIYSFNVLGELQCSESYYFSENDPKIVTQQTIDCFEYANGLQSRHLRYHDNRDSAEWVREFSYVLDKNKNVAKIIVKDRTHPRNSNIIEKLYDAQNRIISEKTDYGFLTEYRYDSKGNLIEKIWGDVEELRNRNIYDYDDSGNLIKYEFKGTPFDNYDIVKEIKKYDSQGRIISKESISAENIKSFTRYSYEGENIVRSEFLNQKGEVYSTTTKDFSSGLIQSETTVRNGIIFSKEVFKYEFNKN
- a CDS encoding DUF4099 domain-containing protein codes for the protein MKSLSALPMRDLEIFGIVKDGNFTIPEKEVHALKNGKMTDIVELKDLKGKEIQIDKLPARLSIVRGEDGNPSLRIDPVYTEANPHPDLSESEQNQLVKKELANLKKSYVDKDGNVQSQVVEYDHRTKQFLSYNPRDIKAPHQVNGEELSPQQKKKYKEGDTVTLEDGTEFQLSPSSPKGIRSNNKGLVLSVMLDGGLSYLLITGVEKMLGKKSREEKAYTEGYLQAVKAVQKQVERRISRNPKDKDAVRDLNNIKEEYSKISADTNLSKEVRDDFDINKIKRLNSFDTEEGRNPRGRNGEQANDQERDI
- a CDS encoding M23 family metallopeptidase, with amino-acid sequence MNWTLVMALFLFVAQDGFAQFNPHQFHKGVPKVKVIQQAVPLEIVSKDLGNYSELIQPIENVNKVLLASLPLDSFSVTSRYGHRIDPITKDRSFHRGIDLKTNRSKVYSMLHGRVESVGTDPLLGNFVKVQHGKYEAVYGHLSYVSVLEDESVLPGSVLGISGSTGKSTGDHLHLTIKKGKKYISPTLFIQMISKISSKEELLNHITNQ
- a CDS encoding type IV secretory system conjugative DNA transfer family protein, producing MNEKRELKSLHSTFQFIVYLMVFMDILMFVYAPKLMEMEEVGRFLFPLFDKLLNLKIYQNVLIGKIAILLAICLAAIGTKSKKNLDLNPKGQIVFPLAMGLILFFGSVYIFTLENSFLVIDYTSIENVGYILSTFIGAVLIHTSLDNVSKMIKSGLGKDEWNIEGESFMQDKKKVENPYSVNIPMKFYYKGKVRNGWINLVNPFRGTFVIGTPGSGKSFGVINPFIRQMIGKGFTMCLYDFKFPDLAQIAYFHYLKAQDKKKNPNFKFHVINLDEVEYSRRINPINRRYLKTVANASETAEAIFQSLQKSDSSGGADKFFEQSAINFLSACIFFVSRYEEGKYSTFAHVLDFLNRDYEDIFDCLTKYPELRSMISPFRSAYEKKVFKQLEGQVGTLKIFLSRLNTKETAWVFSGDDFDLKISDPNSPSVLVLANSTETQSITGTCYSVVINRLTRLINTKGNLPTALIADEAPTFYIHKIENLISTARSNKVAVLLGLQELPQLNQLQGKDTASTMTSVIGNVLCGSVRHKDTLSWLEMMFGKRKQLGQSVSIDREKTSVSYSEKYEPLIPAGKIASMHTGEVAGIIATEGTEFDGKYKTSNIHCRVNLDMKEIRKEENSYRTTPKYYDFKGKKEEILEKNFEKIHRQVTEIIERHREMATVN
- the traN gene encoding conjugative transposon protein TraN is translated as MKLKLIIFFLWAVSISANAQQNGALLKTQLPRVYIDEEISLHFLSPEPIQYVDISTNVMIGDIPLENVFRVKAVRDSVSDLNGYNKSLGVVTIIGQKFIAQYDLWYAHDERQLKTQIEILPINTTPLEVGEIPMSDQELRFFATEAFKDKKKNKITQNTEYGVTGQVNNIYTVDDYIFLDISFKNKTNLKFDLDQLRFKIEDKRILKATNVQSIEIEPEYQLFSTESFERKYRNIYVFKKVTFPNSKVFTIELTESQISGRALKMQVKYSDLLNADTL
- the traM gene encoding conjugative transposon protein TraM; this translates as MKIDFKQPKYILPIIMLPFLCLLFYGYKSFSKDSLNQPVQGTSGIQAQIGKVSEKIQNKPIDTKLDASRETYKRANDGYTAIKGLELDVEESSQIKSLYNEKEKRLLDSIDNALKNSSFYSAPSKSSNPVPSVTQGISRQQTFSKEDEELLQAINQLEGAKTTSPANKYEDPMDLFKAQMAVIDSISKANDPVYQEQQQKEKDAPKENIEREVYKVQKSDAAATLFNTVTKEKKRDFIEAIIDQDIKNGTLGARLRIRLLDDVLIGNAIVRKGTYLYALISGYDAQRVKLNITSVMLGDQICPINLSIYDVDGMEGLYVPASAFREFSKELSSNTTGGMNISMQQNSDDLSQLYMSALQRMFTSTSQAVSKTIKKNKANIKYGTSVFLIDPSELQANEKMIQNQN
- the traK gene encoding conjugative transposon protein TraK, encoding MIIKNIESKIRLATLLSIGSFLTSIVICGFVSVYAYQQVANARQSIYILDKDIPILAKQTNMQMNRPAEYKAAVDLFHSLFFNLTPDDKHIEYQMEKAMYFVDETGVGQYNNLKEKGYFNSILSSSSVLSIQTDSIVIDQNRFHYYGKQKIDRRSATITRSIVTEGELIDIPRSENNSHGVLITNWKTIENKDLSNVSKNTF